The Ranitomeya variabilis isolate aRanVar5 chromosome 7, aRanVar5.hap1, whole genome shotgun sequence genome includes a window with the following:
- the CCDC14 gene encoding coiled-coil domain-containing protein 14 isoform X1: MARAGGRAGRVLSSGRLPLRPVTCKSFKGAVRKSSATSVDSGYSLCSTDSEDQVLVINRGLDRCAALLHDLLECDVKESQLKPHKGPVTKENVRSSTMKTKKTVVKRHATATHKEKGSLRRTVAPGLCSAEAQRPRVTSPPLIVPSHNLDHVTTQMQHLNCVSSPVTCAAPPGPEASARYNCRLPTSTPALSPQHPANLQSSSDFHQTVPPGGITHFPSSIPASSPFALPANIQAPALQNTVVHPGYQAAHPANVLENYKSLIRDSDLLQCVAAHLAQLQLSEIHLNTQAAAYTGESDCEGAGPPTESDEDDAAVPVRDISCQTSFSKHKKTPEKTEKKIQTVKYLLGDIKSLVADRGDEEAKRLVSELEHRVSLLPAAVSDISVHAEIALALQPLRSENAQLRRRLRILNQQLRDRERGTRTEEQNSEVSSLQSMNEALKKALESAQREHRDLLTAMEVQREESRRTAQILQEKEQEMATVQKEVDEATMKMKSVQFTLEASEKEKQILGITLRQRDAEVARLRDLTRTLQASMAKLLCDLGKDAPKPKPGPSLTRAALGSYDRQLQSEEGPASTSILNYLKRLETDQVFTGTDPIYSDRPLLPPSGQESCGKGAKADVSEDYRVGQAHVPNGGPQSAPPAACPYSPSKSKPQELGSESFYLTSTEPRPDDTLYLPLVSSPCKQDASLRWMCTPPKVHSVDRDLDSGNQDDNKIRLCSSEKNPGVFEASHHMPHTSDPISETLQLNHRLEASAPRIPRPSNPPPVLLQIRGDPPSERSVYEGKPDWSICSFSTFTSHDEQDFRNGLAALDANIAELQRTLQSGGQK, translated from the exons GTTCTCGTCATTAATCGTGGTCTGGACCGGTGTGCCGCTCTGCTACATGACCTGTTAGAGTGTGATGTGAAAG AGAGTCAGCTGAAGCCTCACAAGGGACCTGTCACCAAAGAGAATGTCAGATCGTCCACCATGAAAACAAAGAAGACTGTGGTGAAAAGGCACGCGACGGCCACACACAAGGAGAAGG GATCCCTCAGAAGGACTGTGGCCCCTGGGCTCTGTAGTGCTGAGGCACAGAGACCCCGTGTGACTTCTCCTCCTTTGATTGTGCCTTCCCATAATTTGGACCATGTAACTACACAGATGCAACACTTAAACTGCGTGTCCTCTCCGGTGACCTGCGCTGCTCCTCCAG GTCCTGAGGCTTCTGCTCGGTACAACTGTCGGCTGCCTACATCTACACCAGCCCTGTCCCCACAACATCCTGCAAATCTCCAG AGCTCCAGCGATTTCCACCAGACCGTGCCACCAGGGGGCATCACTCACTTTCCGTCCTCCATACCTGCATCCTCACCTTTCGCCTTGCCTGCCAATATACAAGCGCCAGCACTTCAAAACACCGTGGTGCACCCCGGCTACCAGGCCGCACATCCTGCCAATGTATTGGAGAACTACAAGAGCCTGATCCGGGACTCTGATCTGCTGCAGTGTGTGGCCGCTCACTTAGCTCAGCTACAACTGAGTGAAATCCACTTGAACACACAGGCGGCAGCATATACAGGGGAGTCTGACTGTGAGGGAGCGGGACCCCCGACAGAGAGCGACGAGGATGATGCTGCCGTGCCTGTGCGGGATATCAGCTGTCAGACAAGTTTTAGCAAACATAAGAAGACACCCGAGAAGACGGAGAAGAAAATACAGACGGTGAAATATTTGCTGGGAGACATCAAGTCCTTGGTGGCAGATCGCG GTGACGAGGAGGCGAAGCGTCTGGTTTCAGAGTTGGAGCACCGTGTTTCCCTGCTGCCCGCTGCTGTAAGCGACATCAGTGTTCATGCAGAGATCGCCCTGGCGCTGCAGCCTCTGCGGAGTGAGAATGCTCAGTTACGCAG GAGATTACGAATCCTCAACCAACAGCTCAGAGATCGGGAGCGAGGAACGAGGACTGAGGAGCAGAACTCTGAAG TGTCCTCGCTTCAGTCCATGAATGAGGCCCTGAAGAAAGCGCTGGAGTCTGCGCAGCGCGAACACCGGGACCTGCTGACAGCCATGGAGGTGCAGAGGGAAGAGAGCCGGCGGACGGCCCAGATCCTCCAGGAGAAGGAGCAGGAAATGGCCACTGTGCAGAAAG AAGTGGACGAGGCCACAATGAAGATGAAGTCCGTCCAGTTTACATTGGAGGCTTCAGAGAAGGAGAAGCAGATTTTGGGGATTACCCTGCGGCAGCGGGATGCGGAGGTCGCCCGTCTCCGAGATCTCACGCG GACCCTACAAGCCAGCATGGCCAAACTGCTGTGTGATCTCGGTAAAGACGCCCCGAAACCCAAACCTGGCCCCAGCCTGACTCGGGCAGCACTGGGCAGCTATGACCGACAACTACAGAGCGAGGAGGGTCCGGCCAGCACCTCTATACTCAATTATCTGAAAAGGCTGGAGACagaccaggtgttcactggcacgGACCCCATATATTCTGATAGACCTCTGCTCCCACCCAGCGGCCAGGAAAGCTGCGGGAAAGGGGCAAAAGCTGATGTGAGCGAGGATTATAGGGTCGGTCAAGCACATGTCCCTAATGGTGGCCCCCAGAGCGCTCCTCCTGCAGCCTGCCCTTACAGCCCAAGCAAATCCAAACCACAAGAATTGGGGAGTGAATCGTTTTATCTAACCAGCACCGAGCCCCGACCAGATGACACCTTGTATCTGCCTTTAGTGAGCAGCCCATGTAAGCAGGATGCGTCCCTGAGGTGGATGTGCACCCCACCCAAGGTTCACAGTGTGGACAGAGACCTGGACTCCGGCAATCAGGACGACAATAAGATCAGACTCTGTAGCTCTGAGAAGAATCCCGGGGTCTTCGAAGCTTCACACCATATGCCCCACACATCAGATCCAATCTCCGAGACCCTTCAACTCAACCACAGGCTTGAAGCATCTGCACCGAGAATCCCACGCCCGTCAAATCCACCTCCCGTCCTACTGCAGATCCGGGGCGATCCACCCAGCGAGCGCTCAGTGTATGAGGGAAAACCAGACTGGAGCATCTGCTCCTTCTCCACCTTCACCTCCCATGATGAGCAGGACTTCAGGAACGGCCTCGCTGCCCTGGATGCCAATATAGCCGAACTGCAGAGGACCTTACAGAGCGGCGGCCAGAAGTAA
- the CCDC14 gene encoding coiled-coil domain-containing protein 14 isoform X2, whose product MKTKKTVVKRHATATHKEKGSLRRTVAPGLCSAEAQRPRVTSPPLIVPSHNLDHVTTQMQHLNCVSSPVTCAAPPGPEASARYNCRLPTSTPALSPQHPANLQSSSDFHQTVPPGGITHFPSSIPASSPFALPANIQAPALQNTVVHPGYQAAHPANVLENYKSLIRDSDLLQCVAAHLAQLQLSEIHLNTQAAAYTGESDCEGAGPPTESDEDDAAVPVRDISCQTSFSKHKKTPEKTEKKIQTVKYLLGDIKSLVADRGDEEAKRLVSELEHRVSLLPAAVSDISVHAEIALALQPLRSENAQLRRRLRILNQQLRDRERGTRTEEQNSEVSSLQSMNEALKKALESAQREHRDLLTAMEVQREESRRTAQILQEKEQEMATVQKEVDEATMKMKSVQFTLEASEKEKQILGITLRQRDAEVARLRDLTRTLQASMAKLLCDLGKDAPKPKPGPSLTRAALGSYDRQLQSEEGPASTSILNYLKRLETDQVFTGTDPIYSDRPLLPPSGQESCGKGAKADVSEDYRVGQAHVPNGGPQSAPPAACPYSPSKSKPQELGSESFYLTSTEPRPDDTLYLPLVSSPCKQDASLRWMCTPPKVHSVDRDLDSGNQDDNKIRLCSSEKNPGVFEASHHMPHTSDPISETLQLNHRLEASAPRIPRPSNPPPVLLQIRGDPPSERSVYEGKPDWSICSFSTFTSHDEQDFRNGLAALDANIAELQRTLQSGGQK is encoded by the exons ATGAAAACAAAGAAGACTGTGGTGAAAAGGCACGCGACGGCCACACACAAGGAGAAGG GATCCCTCAGAAGGACTGTGGCCCCTGGGCTCTGTAGTGCTGAGGCACAGAGACCCCGTGTGACTTCTCCTCCTTTGATTGTGCCTTCCCATAATTTGGACCATGTAACTACACAGATGCAACACTTAAACTGCGTGTCCTCTCCGGTGACCTGCGCTGCTCCTCCAG GTCCTGAGGCTTCTGCTCGGTACAACTGTCGGCTGCCTACATCTACACCAGCCCTGTCCCCACAACATCCTGCAAATCTCCAG AGCTCCAGCGATTTCCACCAGACCGTGCCACCAGGGGGCATCACTCACTTTCCGTCCTCCATACCTGCATCCTCACCTTTCGCCTTGCCTGCCAATATACAAGCGCCAGCACTTCAAAACACCGTGGTGCACCCCGGCTACCAGGCCGCACATCCTGCCAATGTATTGGAGAACTACAAGAGCCTGATCCGGGACTCTGATCTGCTGCAGTGTGTGGCCGCTCACTTAGCTCAGCTACAACTGAGTGAAATCCACTTGAACACACAGGCGGCAGCATATACAGGGGAGTCTGACTGTGAGGGAGCGGGACCCCCGACAGAGAGCGACGAGGATGATGCTGCCGTGCCTGTGCGGGATATCAGCTGTCAGACAAGTTTTAGCAAACATAAGAAGACACCCGAGAAGACGGAGAAGAAAATACAGACGGTGAAATATTTGCTGGGAGACATCAAGTCCTTGGTGGCAGATCGCG GTGACGAGGAGGCGAAGCGTCTGGTTTCAGAGTTGGAGCACCGTGTTTCCCTGCTGCCCGCTGCTGTAAGCGACATCAGTGTTCATGCAGAGATCGCCCTGGCGCTGCAGCCTCTGCGGAGTGAGAATGCTCAGTTACGCAG GAGATTACGAATCCTCAACCAACAGCTCAGAGATCGGGAGCGAGGAACGAGGACTGAGGAGCAGAACTCTGAAG TGTCCTCGCTTCAGTCCATGAATGAGGCCCTGAAGAAAGCGCTGGAGTCTGCGCAGCGCGAACACCGGGACCTGCTGACAGCCATGGAGGTGCAGAGGGAAGAGAGCCGGCGGACGGCCCAGATCCTCCAGGAGAAGGAGCAGGAAATGGCCACTGTGCAGAAAG AAGTGGACGAGGCCACAATGAAGATGAAGTCCGTCCAGTTTACATTGGAGGCTTCAGAGAAGGAGAAGCAGATTTTGGGGATTACCCTGCGGCAGCGGGATGCGGAGGTCGCCCGTCTCCGAGATCTCACGCG GACCCTACAAGCCAGCATGGCCAAACTGCTGTGTGATCTCGGTAAAGACGCCCCGAAACCCAAACCTGGCCCCAGCCTGACTCGGGCAGCACTGGGCAGCTATGACCGACAACTACAGAGCGAGGAGGGTCCGGCCAGCACCTCTATACTCAATTATCTGAAAAGGCTGGAGACagaccaggtgttcactggcacgGACCCCATATATTCTGATAGACCTCTGCTCCCACCCAGCGGCCAGGAAAGCTGCGGGAAAGGGGCAAAAGCTGATGTGAGCGAGGATTATAGGGTCGGTCAAGCACATGTCCCTAATGGTGGCCCCCAGAGCGCTCCTCCTGCAGCCTGCCCTTACAGCCCAAGCAAATCCAAACCACAAGAATTGGGGAGTGAATCGTTTTATCTAACCAGCACCGAGCCCCGACCAGATGACACCTTGTATCTGCCTTTAGTGAGCAGCCCATGTAAGCAGGATGCGTCCCTGAGGTGGATGTGCACCCCACCCAAGGTTCACAGTGTGGACAGAGACCTGGACTCCGGCAATCAGGACGACAATAAGATCAGACTCTGTAGCTCTGAGAAGAATCCCGGGGTCTTCGAAGCTTCACACCATATGCCCCACACATCAGATCCAATCTCCGAGACCCTTCAACTCAACCACAGGCTTGAAGCATCTGCACCGAGAATCCCACGCCCGTCAAATCCACCTCCCGTCCTACTGCAGATCCGGGGCGATCCACCCAGCGAGCGCTCAGTGTATGAGGGAAAACCAGACTGGAGCATCTGCTCCTTCTCCACCTTCACCTCCCATGATGAGCAGGACTTCAGGAACGGCCTCGCTGCCCTGGATGCCAATATAGCCGAACTGCAGAGGACCTTACAGAGCGGCGGCCAGAAGTAA